One Actinomycetes bacterium genomic window, ATTTATAATCTTCTCTCCGGCAGTACTTAAAAAATTAAAATAAGGGGTCCCTTTCTGGGACTGAATAGAATCAATAAACATAATAAGGGTTAAAACCTCGGGCAAATCCAGCGAAATCTTGGGCATAAAAAAGTCACTGGCCAGTGAATAACCCTCCCGGTCCGAATAAATGGGGATGCCGGCAAACCTCAGGCAATTAATGTCCCTGTAAACCTGCCGGGTAGAAATCTCTAACTCCTGGCCAATGGCCCGGGCCTTTATTTTACTGTAACGGCAGATTATAAGGATGATCCTTAACAGCCGCCAGACATTAGAAACTTTCATACTAAAAACTAAAAAAGAACTATATTAAAATTTTAATATTAATATTAACATATAAACTTTAAATATAAAATTTAATCTGAAAAGACTGTATAATCAAAACCAGTGCCTATTCAGTCTAAATTTAATAATCCTTTTACCTCTTCATTTACCAGCATAATAAGGCCTGCCTTAGCCCGGGACATTCCTATATATAGTAGGCTCTTATAGTAATCCAGATGGGCCCTATTCTCATTCATATCATCAAGATCTACAATAATAATATAAGAGTTATCCATGCCCTTGAATTTATGAATAGTACTGTAAGTATAGGTATTTCTATCAAAGAATCGCTCAAAATCCTGGGATAGGTTAATAATATCATGCTTTTTAGTAATACCTTTTACCGTGGACTTTTCCAGTACATGCGGGGATAGAATGGTAATATCTCTGGGTCTGACCTTGTGAAGGCTTAAGCTATGTATCTCTTCTAAAAGCAACCCCAATGTATCCTTTCTATCCTTATAAAACTTATAGGTAACCGGAATGCCCGATGCCTCATCCTTTAATATATTATGGTTCTCAAACCCCACCACCCTGCTTATCTCCCGGGCTATTTCTATGGTATTCCTGCAATTTATGGTTAGACTATAAGGGGTAAATAAACACCTGGACTGCAGCTGTTTAAAAATTTCCAGGCTGTCAGTATCTTCATTAAATATATTCTGCCTTTCAAAATCACAGAATATATCCCATCTGCCCTCTTCTATCCCTCCTTTAAGCAGCATATCTATTAAATCCAGGTATTCCTCACTTAAAATATCCTGGCCTTCATCTATAATTATCTTGTCAAATTTTTCAAACTTATCCCCATCTAAAGCTTCCAGAGCATAAAGGGGAAGATCTTTTTTGTAATACTCATTATTTTTCTTAACCCCCGGGGGCATACAATCCCTGGCTATCTCTTCTGAATAATCCAGAAATGCCATAGCTTTTACCCCTTTATCAAAGCCCTGTAATCTTAGCTGGGTGCCCAGCCACCCTGCTAACAGTTTATTAAAACAGGTAATAAGGGTCTTATTACCGGCAGCAGCACTTCTCTTGGCAGATTCAAGGGCCAGCATGGTCTTGCCGGTACCAGCCGCCCCTTTAAACAAGCAGCGTGGATTTCCCTGCTCCAGTCCATCCAGGCAACGGTATTGTTCATCGGTAAACCTGGCTATAATATGCTCTATCTCTTCTACTCTGGAGCAAATTATCTTGATCTTTTCAAAATCCCCCTTAAGCATATTTTTCAAAGTTTCAACACTTTTTCTGGAAGGAAAAGAATGCACGGGGTCAAACCATTTATGCTTCTTGTAAATATCAGCGCTACGTTTAGACAGCAAAGATATATAGTCTTTAAGGGGCATGTCCATCTGTCTTCTGTCATAAATTCTCCAGGCATCGGTTTCAGCATCCTCAATATCATATTCATTGCCGGTAAAGATAAAACCGTAAGATACAAAAAGTTTGTAGTATTTACTGTTAGGACCCAGCCTCTTCTTTATGAGGCCCTTTAAATTATACATTCCCTCTGCAGCCTGCTGCAGGGGGCTTATGGTTTTTTCATAATACCGGCCCTGGCTATCGGAGATAATCCAGACACCATCTTTTCTACAGATGCTTCCCCCTTTTACTTCCAGACAGAATATGCCCAGACCGGGTGCCATTACCAGAAAATCTATTTCAGAACCGAAACTCTGGTCAGACTCGGGTATGTTTAATGAATGTAGTACGATCCAGTCTGCAGGTGTTTGTTCTTTGAATAAATCAAATACTAAATTTTCGCCTATATTTCGATTTGAACTATCTACATAGGGCGGTATCATCTTAGCCATTATAGCCTAATGTTTGGTGATTATTATTTTAATATTATACTATAAAATTTAATATTAATCTTAAAAGATAATCAGCATTCTAATGGCAGGAGTCCTCCGCCAATTTATAAAGCTTCCTTAATATAAAAATCATGCCTTCGGTATCCAGACCGCAGTAATCAATTAAATCCTTCCTTATTTTTTCTAACTGGATTTTATTAACTTCCTTTCCATCTTTAAAAAAACTGGTATTTAAAAACTTTAAGCTGGCCTCTTCACCATTTTTAATTTCCATATCACCATAGCTTATCCCGGTCAGCGCTGGCAGTACTCTTTTTAAAGAAGCGCTTCCCTTTTGCTTGCAGTTATAATAATAGAATTTGCCAAAAGGCTCATACAGGTCAGTTATCCTCCCTATAGCATCTTCTATCCACCAGGCATGCTGGGGAAAGGCTTCGGCAAGTGCATTAAGGATTCCGATCTCAAAAGACTTGTAATATACCAATATGGAACCAGCAACAGGGATACCATCATGGCCATACCCTAAAGCTTTTTTTAAATTATCCAGAAGCTCTGGCCTGGGATCATTTTGATCATCCTCTGCCAGAAAATAAAGGTTTTCAGGGAGGCCCTTAAGGTGTTTTAATATATGGCAGGAAAATTGAAAGGGGACATTCTGATAGGGCCCGGTACCATCAAATAAGGGGATGGCGGTT contains:
- a CDS encoding HTH domain-containing protein, with amino-acid sequence MKVSNVWRLLRIILIICRYSKIKARAIGQELEISTRQVYRDINCLRFAGIPIYSDREGYSLASDFFMPKISLDLPEVLTLIMFIDSIQSQKGTPYFNFLSTAGEKIIN
- a CDS encoding NERD domain-containing protein, encoding MAKMIPPYVDSSNRNIGENLVFDLFKEQTPADWIVLHSLNIPESDQSFGSEIDFLVMAPGLGIFCLEVKGGSICRKDGVWIISDSQGRYYEKTISPLQQAAEGMYNLKGLIKKRLGPNSKYYKLFVSYGFIFTGNEYDIEDAETDAWRIYDRRQMDMPLKDYISLLSKRSADIYKKHKWFDPVHSFPSRKSVETLKNMLKGDFEKIKIICSRVEEIEHIIARFTDEQYRCLDGLEQGNPRCLFKGAAGTGKTMLALESAKRSAAAGNKTLITCFNKLLAGWLGTQLRLQGFDKGVKAMAFLDYSEEIARDCMPPGVKKNNEYYKKDLPLYALEALDGDKFEKFDKIIIDEGQDILSEEYLDLIDMLLKGGIEEGRWDIFCDFERQNIFNEDTDSLEIFKQLQSRCLFTPYSLTINCRNTIEIAREISRVVGFENHNILKDEASGIPVTYKFYKDRKDTLGLLLEEIHSLSLHKVRPRDITILSPHVLEKSTVKGITKKHDIINLSQDFERFFDRNTYTYSTIHKFKGMDNSYIIIVDLDDMNENRAHLDYYKSLLYIGMSRAKAGLIMLVNEEVKGLLNLD